One Sulfurimonas sp. HSL-3221 genomic window, CAGCTCCGTTTCACCCGCCCCCGTTTCGCCGATCGTCTGCAGCATCTGTTCGATGCGCACTTCAAGCAGCCAGTCGTTCTTGGCCAGGGATTTGTACGGCACGACCCCGACGAAAAGTCGGCTTTCGATGACGCTCTTTTCGATCATCTGCTGGATCTGCTGCACCGGGGACTGTTCCCAGCGCGCCTGCGTATAGCGGTAGAAGCGGTGGTCCGACCCGGCGTAATGGATCGCGGTCCCCCCCAGCCACTGCGGAGCTTCGATAAGGGCGATGCGGATCACACGCTCCCGGCACCCCTCCGCACTGCTCACGACGATTTGCGCCCCGTCGTTGAGCCGGTAGCTCTGTACCGGCGGCGCTTCGCGCGTCAGGCTGCATCCGCTGACCAGCAGCGCCATCAGGACTCCCGTTATCCATTTCATTTCGCTTCTCCCGGTCCCACCTGCGGCGGTTGATGTTCAAAGAGCATATCCGAAGGGTTTTCACCATAGCGCAGCAGCATCTGGTTGAGCAGGGTCAGGCTCTGCTCCATCTGGCGCATCGTCACTTCGAACTGCGCCATGCCCGGCCCCATCGTCTCTTTGATGCTGTAATCGCCGTTTTTGTTCCGCGCATTGATCACCTCCAGCGTCTTGGCCATGGAGTCAAAACTCTCCTGCAAAG contains:
- a CDS encoding ABC-type transport auxiliary lipoprotein family protein → MKWITGVLMALLVSGCSLTREAPPVQSYRLNDGAQIVVSSAEGCRERVIRIALIEAPQWLGGTAIHYAGSDHRFYRYTQARWEQSPVQQIQQMIEKSVIESRLFVGVVPYKSLAKNDWLLEVRIEQMLQTIGETGAGETELMLYAVLVDQYSRRVLAQKTFAYRYKSAVSDVRSAMEGWSAGVSEFKTALIAWLVQQCDAQAKVDRSDVDL